One Cucumis sativus cultivar 9930 chromosome 1, Cucumber_9930_V3, whole genome shotgun sequence DNA segment encodes these proteins:
- the LOC116402863 gene encoding uncharacterized protein LOC116402863 yields the protein MASKKAASKSSAASDTYTGPITRSRSKGIIQGQDQGSAIAQSILKQLMESPKAGIVIKENPLYNDYDSASSRSLKEAHPDVMSVMMADVAVETAMAEMERKINLLMKVVDERDHEIAALKEQMQTRETAESSQTPVVKVDDKGKNVVQENQPQQQSTSVASLSVQQLQDMITSSIRAQYGGPSQTSFMYSKPYTKRIDNLRMPLGYQPPKFQQFDGKGNPKQHVAHFVETCENAGSRGDQLVRQFVRSLKGNAFEWYTDLEPESIESWEQLEKEFLNRFYSTRRTVSMMELTNTKQRKGEPVIDYINRWRALSLDCKDRLTELSAVEMCTQGMHWGLLYILQGIKPRTFEELATRAHDMELSIASRGTKDFLVPEVKKDKKEMKGAEKIVKSTAKESMVVNTTPLKFSKGKEARVEKKDDGSERRRLTLKERQEKVYPFPDSDIADMLEQLLEKQLIQLPECKRPEQAGKVDDPNYCKYHRVISHPVEKCFVLKELILRLAREKRIELDLEEVAQTNHAEVTIMSEASSSRLIFEQRKSLVQFGTFEPIVVQFFQEISYEDPQGEKRPIEEDDEGWIVVTHRKKRQSIPTQRESRSYQNYRRGNKTQKNKKKKKTHKLKLVHNEDMNFSRPQRLVTLADFLPKSFLCDHQDEDPEVVACHAINTTEEEIIPPRSLEGEGVSKDLSRFNVEDLLSLPQETKTILIDALLNSRASSSSTPTMTYESGSYCMSIDFSDEDLLLGSKLHNRPLYVSGYVREQRVDRILIDNGSAVNIMPKSTMWQLGILMDELSNSKLVIQGFNQGSQRAIGMIRLELIIGDLKASALFHVIDSRTTYKLLLGRPWIHGNGVVTSTLHQCFKFYQDGVKKVEADSNPFSEAESHFADAKFYSKNNNILEVLPAETPLTKGEDNSQLKSLATTEPHESARTFNSGKGEAYTSSTKGMILKDENAANTPVLRYVPLSRRKKGESPFMESPKGLKVGDIEIIKESFTTPLTKIAKQEVKVDLVEANLPQRRTKDGFDPKAYKLMAKAGYDFTAHTEFKSLEIHDRPELSSTQKKLLREGHSIPVSRKGLGYKSPEPIRITKKGKEKVVDINHITIEEDDNTDVKEGDNQRISVFDRIRPSVARPVVFERLSMTEAERERLQSVPNLERHSVFRRLTTTPIKEESTCHALTTTRPSAFERLGVSKKKNVQAPRAPIFNHLGDKGSHDNIDSNIDTKKKEPMSRVKVWRRIKHTDVDNYRSKKFPCETKENGEIHSNVPSRMKRKTFVTLNTSQGSLKVKRHDVILTNPEKEGSEQGECETSCHHITIIEESETGTHEEDAENAPQSLEDGGQSTVDELKEVNLGTIEEPRPTFISASLSNEEVDKYMSLLTEYRDIFAWSYKEMPGLDPKVAVHHLAIKPGYRPIKQAQRRFRPELIPQIEVEVNKLIEAGFIREVKYPTWIANIVPVRKKNGQLRVCVDFRDLNNACPKDDFPLPITEIMVDATTGHEALSFMDGSSGYNQIRMALSDEEMTAFRTPKGIYCYKVMPFGLKNAGATYQRAMQKVFDDMLHRYVECYVDDLVVKTKRRQDHLKDLKVVFDRLRKYQLRMNPLKCAFGVTSGKFLGFIVRHRGIEIDQSKIDAIQKMSRPKSLHDLRSLQGRLAYIRRFISNLAGRCQPFQKLMRKGENFVWDEACQNAFDSIKKYLLTPPVLGAPVPDKPLILYIAAQERSLGALLAQEEVKGKERSLYYLSRTLIGAEVNYSPIEKMCLALFFAIDKLRHYMQAFTVHLVAKADPIKYVLSRPIIAGRLAKWAVLLQQYDIVYIPQKAIKGQALADFLADHPIPSDWKLCDDLPDDEVFFTEVMEPWTMYFDGAARRSGAGAGIVLISPEKHMLPYSFALSELCSNNVAEYQALIIGLQIALEIGVSFIEVYGDSKLIINQLSLQYDVKHEDLKPYFAYARQLMEKFDNVMLEHVPRVENKRADALANLATALTMPDDVTLNIPLCQRWIIPPVRPECQEVNMATSYLIDEEDWRQPIIEYLEHGKLPKDSRHKIEIRRRAAHFIYYKGTLYRRSLEGLFLRCLGKEDSVKALKEVHAGVCGAHQSGPKLQFQLRRMGYYWPKMIQDSIDYVKKCEPCQYHANFIHQPPEPLHPTVASWPFEAWGLDLVGPITPKSSAGHSYILAATDYFSKWAEAISLREAKKENVADFIRTHIIYRYGIPHRIVTDNGKQFSNSMMDKLCEKFKFKQYKSSMYNAAANGLAEAFNKTLCNLLKKIVSKSKRDWQEKIGEALWAYRTTHRTPTGVTPYSLVYGVEAVLPLEREIPSLRMAVQEGLTTEDNVKLRLQELEALDEKRLEAQQALECYQARMSKAFDKHVKPRSFQVGDLVLAVRRPIITTRHTGNKFTPKWDGPYIVKEVYTNGAYKIVDQDGLRIGPINGKFLKKFYA from the coding sequence ATGGCATCAAAGAAAGCTGCATCCAAATCTTCAGCTGCAAGCGACACCTACACAGGACCTATCACCCGTAGTCGTTCCAAGGGGATCATCCAAGGGCAAGACCAAGGTTCCGCCATCGCGCAGAGCATCCTGAAGCAATTGATGGAATCTCCTAAAGCTGGAATTGTCATCAAGGAAAATCCtctatataatgattatgattCTGCCTCTAGCAGGTCACTGAAAGAAGCACACCCAGATGTGATGTCCGTCATGATGGCTGATGTAGCAGTCGAGACTGCCATGGcggagatggagagaaaaattaatctcctgatgaaggttgttgatgaacGAGACCACGAAATTGCAGCTTTAAAGGAGCAGATGCAGACTCGTGAAACTGCTGAATCGAGTCAAACTCCTGTCGTTAAAGTTGATGACAAAGGGAAGAACGTGGTACAAGAAAATCAGccacaacaacaatcaacttCTGTGGCTTCTCTCTCGGTTCAACAATTACAAGATATGATCACAAGCTCCATCAGAGCACAATATGGAGGCCCATCTCAGACTTCTTTCATGTACTCTAAACCATACACCAAAAGAATCGACAACTTGAGAATGCCGCTTGGATATCAGCCTCCAAAATTCCAGCAGTTTGACGGAAAGGGCAATCCAAAACAGCACGTTGCTCACTTCGTCGAAACATGTGAGAATGCAGGATCAAGAGGAGATCAACTAGTCAGACAATTTGTTCGAAGCTTGAAAggaaatgcttttgaatggTATACTGATCTGGAGCCAGAAAGCATTGAGAGTTGGGAACAACTAGAAAAGGAGTTTCTCAATCGCTTCTACAGCACCAGGCGTACTGTAAGCATGATGGAGCTTACAAAtacgaaacaaagaaagggagaaccaGTCATCGACTACATCAATAGATGGAGAGCTCTAAGTCTTGACTGTAAAGATCGGCTCACCGAACTGTCGGCTGTAGAAATGTGCACCCAAGGCATGCACTGGGGACTCCTCTACATTTTGCAGGGAATAAAGCCCCGCACATTTGAAGAACTGGCAACTCGAGCTCATGATATGGAGTTGAGCATCGCCAGTAGAGGAACTAAAGATTTTCTTGTTCCtgaagtaaagaaagataagaaagagatgaaaggtgcTGAAAAGATAGTGAAAAGCACCGCGAAAGAATCTATGGTCGTAAACACAACCCCGCTGAAATTCTCCAAAGGAAAGGAAGCGAGGgttgaaaagaaggatgatGGAAGCGAAAGGCGACGTCtgactttaaaagaaaggcaGGAAAAAGTTTACCCATTTCCTGATTCAGATATCGCTGACATGCTAGAGCAACTACTAGAGAAGCAGCTGATCCAGCTGCCAGAATGTAAACGACCTGAGCAAGCAGGAAAGGTAGATGATCCCAATTACTGCAAGTATCATCGGGTCATCAGTCATCCAGTAGAGAAATGCTTCGTGCTGAAGGAGCTAATTCTAAGGTTGGCTCGTGAGAAAAGGATTGAGCTAGATTTGGAGGAAGTAGCTCAAACAAACCACGCTGAAGTGACGATAATGTCTGAGGCTTCTTCGTCGAGATTGATTTTTGAGCAAAGGAAAAGCTTGGTCCAGTTCGGGACCTTTGAGCCTATAGTTGTCCAATTCTTTCAGGAAATCTCATACGAGGATCCTCAAGGAGAGAAAAGACCAATtgaagaagacgatgaaggGTGGATAGTGGTGACCCACCGAAAGAAAAGACAGTCGATCCCGACCCAAAGAGAGTCTCGCTCTTACCAAAActatagaagaggaaataagactcaaaagaataagaaaaagaagaagactcatAAGCTTAAGCTCGTACATAATGAAGACATGAATTTCTCTCGACCTCAACGCTTAGTGACCTTGGCAgacttccttccaaaaagCTTCCTTTGTGATCATCAGGATGAAGACCCAGAAGTCGTTGCGTGTCATGCTATCAACACAacggaggaagaaataatcccTCCAAGATCACTAGAAGGAGAGGGAGTATCAAAAGACCTTTCAAGGTTTAATGTAGAGGATCTATTATCACTTCCTCAAGAGACCAAAACCATCCTTATTGATGCATTGCTAAATTCAAGagcatcaagttcgagtactccgactatgacatatgagagtgGTTCTTATTGTATGTCTATAGACTTCTCAGATGAGGATTTGTTGTTGGGATCTAAACTTCATAATAGACCTTTGTATGTTTCTGGATACGTTCGAGAACAGAGAGTCGATCGAATCCTCATTGATAATGGCTCAGCTGTCAACATAATGCCAAAGTCGACTATGTGGCAATTAGGCATCTTGATGGACGAGCTCTCAAATAGCAAGCTAGTAATTCAAGGTTTTAACCAAGGTAGCCAAAGAGCAATAGGCATGATACGGTTAGAACTCATAATTGGCGACCTAAAGGCCAGTGCATTGTTTCATGTCATAGACTCAAGGACTACTTACAAGTTGTTACTAGGGCGTCCTTGGATTCATGGAAACGGAGTAGTAACTTCAACACTGCATCagtgcttcaaattttatcaggaCGGTGTAAAGAAGGTTGAAGCCGACTCTAATCCATTCTCAGAAGCTGAGTCTCACTTCGCAGATgcaaagttttattcaaagaataataatattttagaagttttgcctgcagaaacccctcttacaaaaggagaagataatTCACAATTGAAATCACTCGCAACCAcagaaccacatgaaagtGCGAGAACCTTTAACTCTGGAAAGGGTGAAGCATACACTAGCAGCACAAAGGGTATGATCTTGAAGGATGAAAATGCTGCAAACACACCAGTTTTGCGTTATGTCCCTCTGTCAAGGCGCAAGAAAGGCGAATCACCATTCATGGAGTCtccaaaaggtttgaaagttgGTGACAtcgaaatcataaaagaaagcttcactACACCACTAACTAAGATAGCGAAGCAAGAGGTAAAGGTAGATCTGGTGGAAGCAAACTTGCCCCAAAGGCGAACGAAAGACGGATTCGACCCCAAGGCTTACAAATTGATGGCGAAAGCAGGTTATGACTTCACAGCTCACACCGAGTTTAAAAGCTTGGAAATTCATGACCGACCTGAGCTCTCCTCAACTCAAAAGAAGCTTCTACGGGAAGGACATTCTATACCCGTGTCGAGAAAAGGACTCGGATACAAGTCGCCAGAACCGATCCGTATAACTAAAaaggggaaggaaaaagtggtTGACATCAATCATATAACTATAGAGGAGGATGACAATACTGACGTAAAAGAAGGTGATAATCAGAGAATCTCAGTATTTGATCGAATTAGACCATCTGTTGCACGTCCCGTAGTATTTGAAAGGCTAAGCATGACAGAGGCAGAAAGAGAAAGGCTCCAGTCAGTACCAAACCTTGAGAGACATTCGGTCTTTCGAAGGCTAACTACGACTCCcataaaggaagaaagcaCATGCCATGCCTTGACAACTACAAGACCATCAGCCTTTGAAAGGCTAGGTgtgtctaaaaagaaaaatgtacaagCACCCCGTGCTCCGATTTTTAATCATCTCGGGGATAAAGGATCACACGACAACATTGATTCCAACATagatacaaagaagaaggaaccaATGTCTCGTGTGAAAGTTTGGCGTCGAATTAAGCATACAGATGTCGATAATTATCGTAGTAAGAAGTTTCCTTGCGagacaaaggaaaatggagaaattcatAGCAACGTTCCTTCtcgcatgaaaagaaaaacttttgttactcTCAATACAAGTCAAGGTTcgttaaaggtaaaaagacaTGATGTTATACTAACGAATCCTGAAAAAGAAGGGTCGGAACAAGGGGAATGTGAAACTTCATGTCATCACATCACCATTATTGAGGAATCAGAGACTGGAACTCATGAAGAAGACGCAGAAAATGCCCCACAAAGTTTAGAGGATGGTGGTCAATCTACTGTAGACGAGCTAAAAGAGGTGAACCTTGGTACAATAGAGGAACCACGCCCGACTTTCATTAGTGCGTCCCTCTCTAATGAAGAGGTGgataaatatatgagtttgcTCACCGAATACAGGGACATCTTTGCGTGGTCGTACAAGGAGATGCCAGGACTTGACCCAAAAGTAGCAGTCCATCATCTTGCAATTAAACCTGGATATCGACCGATTAAACAAGCACAACGACGTTTTCGACCGGAGCTTATCCCTCAAATCGAGGTGGAAGTCAACAAGTTGATCGAAGCAGGATTCATTCGCGAGGTCAAATATCCAACGTGGATAGCAAACATTGTccctgttagaaaaaaaaatggacaacttCGCGTTTGTGTAGACTTTCGCGATCTGAATAATGCATGCCCTAAAGATGATTTTCCCTTGCCCATCACCGAAATCATGGTTGATGCAACTACTGGACACGAGGCGTTGTCGTTTATGGATGGGTCGTCtggatataatcaaatacgGATGGCCCTCTcagatgaagaaatgacagCTTTCAGAACTCCAAAGGGAATATACTGTTACAAGGTGATGccctttggattgaaaaatgccGGCGCTACTTATCAACGTGCCATGCAGaaagtgtttgatgatatgttgcacaggtatgttgaatgttatgttgATGATCTTGTAGTCAAAACAAAGAGACGACAAGACCATTTGAAGGATCTAAAAGTCGTGTTTGATCGCTTGCGAAAATATCAGCTAAGGATGAACCCTCTCAAGTGTGCGTTTGGTGTAACTTCAGGAAAATTTCTTGGCTTCATTGTAAGGCATCGAGGGATCGAAATAGACCAGTCCAAGATTGATGCCATTCAGAAGATgtcaagacctaaaagtttgcATGACCTAAGAAGTCTCCAAGGACGACTGGCTTACATCCGAAGGTTCATCTCTAACTTGGCCGGTCGGtgtcaaccttttcaaaagttgatgagaaaaggagaaaattttgtgtgggATGAAGCTTGTCAGAACGCTTTTGAtagcataaagaaatacttgcTTACTCCCCCAGTGCTGGGAGCTCCAGTACCTGACAAACCACTAATATTGTACATTGCTGCACAAGAAAGGTCCTTAGGAGCATTACTGGCACAAGAAGAGGTAAAGGGAAAGGAGCGTTCTCTCTACTATCTAAGCAGAACATTAATTGGGGCTGAAGTTAACTATTCTCCTATCGAAAAGATGTGTCTTGCACTTTTCTTTGCCATTGATAAGTTGAGGCATTATATGCAGGCCTTCACGGTTCATCTAGTGGCAAAAGCAGACCCTATAAAGTATGTTCTATCCAGGCCAATCATCGCTGGACGCTTAGCCAAATGGGCGGTTCTACTCCAACAATATGACATTGTCTATATTCCCCAAAAGGCGATAAAAGGACAAGCGCTAGCAGACTTTTTAGCAGACCACCCAATTCCTTCGGATTGGAAGTTATGTGATGACCTACCAGACGATGAGGTTTTCTTCACAGAAGTTATGGAACCTTGGACTATGTACTTCGATGGTGCAGCTCGAAGAAGTGGTGCGGGGGCAGGCATTGTCCTCATTTCTCCTGAGAAGCATATGTTGCCTTATAGCTTTGCACTTTCCGAATTGTGTTCAAACAATGTGGCTGAATATCAGGCTTTGATAATTGGCCTTCaaatagcattagaaatcGGAGTGTCATTCATAGAGGTCTATggtgattcaaaattgataatcaatcaACTCTCGCTTCAATATGACGTGAAACATGAAGACTTGAAGCCATATTTTGCTTATGCTCGACAATTGatggaaaagtttgataatgtgatgttagaacatgtccctagagtagaaaataagagagcgGATGCATTGGCAAATTTAGCCACGGCCTTGACCATGCCAGATGATGTAACTCTGAACATACCACTTTGTCAACGATGGATTATACCCCCAGTTAGGCCTGAATGTCAGGAAGTGAACATGGCAACAtcctatttgattgatgaagaagattggcgTCAACCCATCATAGAGTATCTTGAACATGGAAAGCTTCCAAAGGATTCTcgtcataaaattgagatacgaAGAAGGGCAGCacacttcatttattacaagGGAACTTTATATCGCCGTTCTCTTGAAGGGCTCTTCCTTCGATGTCTCGGAAAGGAAGATTCGGTAAAAGCTCTAAAGGAAGTACATGCAGGTGTTTGTGGAGCACATCAATCGGGACCAAAGCTTCAATTCCAGCTAAGAAGAATGGGCTACTACTGGCCTAAGATGATCCAAGATTCAATAGACTATGTGAAGAAGTGTGAGCCTTGTCAATACCATGCAAACTTCATACACCAACCTCCAGAACCTCTTCATCCAACTGTGGCTTCTTGGCCTTTTGAGGCTTGGGGACTCGATCTGGTTGGCCCCATTACACCAAAATCATCAGCAGGACATTCTTATATCCTAGCAGCAAcagactatttttcaaaatgggCTGAGGCCATTTCATTGAGAGAAGCCAAGAAGGAGAACGTGGCAGACTTTATTCGAACACACATCATCTATCGATACGGTATTCCACATCGAATCGTGACGGATAATGGAAAGCAATTCTCCAATAGTATGATGGACaagttatgtgaaaaattcaaattcaagcaatATAAGTCATCCATGTACAACGCAGCTGCGAATGGACTAGCAGaagcattcaacaaaacattgtgtaatcttttaaagaaaattgtctccAAGTCAAAGAGGGATTGGCAAGAAAAGATCGGCGAGGCATTATGGGCTTATCGAACGACTCATCGCACCCCTACAGGGGTTACACCATATTCGCTTGTTTACGGTGTGGAGGCTGTCCTTCCTCTCGAAAGGGAAATTCCGTCACTAAGAATGGCAGTACAAGAGGGATTGACTACCGAAGATAATGTGAAGTTACGTCTTCAAGAATTAGAAGCACTTGACGAAAAGCGATTAGAGGCTCAGCAAGCATTGGAATGTTATCAAGCGAGAATGTCCAAAGCTTTTGATAAACACGTTAAACCTCGCTCCTTTCAAGTCGGTGATCTAGTGCTTGCCGTAAGGAGACCGATCATCACAACAAGGCATACAGGAAATAAGTTCACACCTAAATGGGATGGACCTTACAttgttaaagaagtttatacaaatggCGCATACAAGATCGTTGATCAAGACGGACTACGAATTGGCCCAATCAatggtaaatttcttaaaaaattttatgcttaa
- the LOC101207407 gene encoding NAC domain-containing protein 90 — protein MAMQEEEEEESIHEYPPGFRFYPTEEELVSFYLPHQLQTQLPEKHRVIPLLNIYDFDPWDLPKLAGELCKGDNEQWFFFVPRQEREARGGRPSRTTAAGYWKATGSPVYVYSSASKVIGLKKTMVFYKGRAPTGTKTKWKMHEYRAIDDSAKLRHEFSLCRVYVISGCFRAFDRRPMESIAAARKNADSKRKGKVSSPEISCSAAAMVHCDGSGSNWRMDEDEEFEESIWEWEKMDWP, from the exons ATGGCAatgcaagaagaagaagaagaagaatccaTCCATGAGTACCCACCAGGCTTTCGCTTTTACCCGACCGAGGAGGAGCTCGTCTCCTTCTATCTCCCTCACCAGCTTCAAACTCAGCTCCCCGAAAAGCACCGCGTTATCCCCCTCCTCAACATTTACGACTTCGACCCATGGGACCTCCCCA AGTTGGCCGGGGAGCTGTGCAAAGGGGATAACGAGCAATGGTTCTTCTTTGTTCCTCGGCAAGAAAGAGAAGCACGAGGAGGCCGTCCAAGCAGAACCACCGCCGCCGGCTACTGGAAAGCCACCGGCTCTCCTGTCTATGTCTACTCCTCCGCCAGCAAAGTCATCGGACTCAAAAAGACAATGGTCTTTTACAAAGGTAGAGCCCCCACAGGTACCAAAACCAAATGGAAGATGCACGAATACAGAGCAATAGACGATTCCGCTAAG TTGAGGCACGAATTCAGTCTCTGCCGAGTTTATGTGATTTCCGGATGCTTTCGGGCCTTCGACCGTCGGCCGATGGAATCCATCGCCGCCGCTCGGAAGAATGCCGATTCAAAAAGGAAGGGGAAAGTTTCGTCGCCGGAGATTTCGTGTTCGGCGGCGGCGATGGTGCACTGTGACGGAAGTGGCAGTAATTGGAGGATGGATGAAGATGAGGAATTTGAAGAATCCATTTGGGAATGGGAGAAAATGGATTGGCCCTAG